The genomic stretch CACATATACAGCAGAGACAAATGGGTCAATGATGAATATGTGATCTTCGTCTATTCTCCCTAAAGAGCAATgaaattttttcttcataATTTTACAATCACAGATCACATTTAAAAGTGGATATGCAGTAGAGAGAAAATGAACTCCATAGATAGTAGATGACATAATGCCCTCTCGGTAAGCCGATGTCCAGCCAATCAACGGTAGGACAGCACTAGCGAACCCTTAGCGTCATGGGACGCTGAGTCAGCCACGACGCACACAAGAAGCTCGGCCGGCCGCTGCTCTCCGTCTTTCTTTcaaccatctcctcatcctcgcaGAAGTGTGAGTATACAGACCGGGCTGGCACCTGGTTGCCTCTTTCATTGAATATCAACTAACGCTTCACAGTCTCGAACCCTCTACGAAGATGAGAGCTaagtggagaaagaagcgCGTTCGTCGTTTGAAGCGTAAGCGCAGAAAGATGCGTGCTCGCAGGTGAGTTATCTGAGAGCTCAGCCCTGCTGGACAATTGGACTAACAACAAGCGCAGCAAATAAATGACTCGCCCAATCCATCTCAGTTCCCCATGCGGTGCTCACGTTGAATGCTGAACATGACAAAAGTCGACGACGTCACGATGATGATTCCCTATTATGATCGTTTCGTGGTTTAGCCACTCCAACGGGACTTGGCTGGTCTGCTATTCTCTATATCCTATCGAATCCGGAGTCTTATCATTCAACGAAAACATACATCCAATCTCGCGGGCTCTTTCAACGGTTTCGGATTTTGACCAGGCAGGAATGCGCACTACGTATTCTTCGTCTCGGAGGGCGAATGTGTTTGGTGGGGTTTGGAGGGGTCGTGGAAGAAGTTGATGGTCACGTTTCTTATGTACTATTTGTTTTCATTCCACAGGCCCTTTGGGTTCCGTATGGGATCTGGTCAATCACTCTTCTTAGGGCTTGTGCTGTAGCTTACAGTTCCTGTGCAAGTTCTGAGCCATGGAGAGGTCATCGAGGATTTATCACAAATTAAAAAGTTTGCAATGAAAGCAATGACTGAAAACCGCCTGGATGTATAAGATGAAAGCATTCACGTAGAGCACCTTTGCGAGTACTCGCATTGTAAATTGATATGCAAATTGTACTTATCAGTGGATTTGTGCGTTTGATATGATCCAatgctttcttctccgccttgAGTGCGGAGACTAATTCTGCCCCTATTTCCCGCCCAgcaattttttttttacttgagcttcttgatctatAATTGACTGAAGCTTACTCCACGCAAAAGTCGACTTCATTCGCTCCCATTCAGGCTCAATTTTGAGTACAACGCCATGCCTTCTGAcaaggtggaaaagaagcgcaagcgcGCTTCGAACGGCCACGAACGGCCGAGTAAAAAGCCCGCCCTCGAATTTCAAGATCTACCTCCTCTCGCGGCCAGCGTGGTCAACGATGATAGTGAATTGGCTCCAGTGATCAGTATGTACTCTTTAACTGCTGGACTATACTCGCAATCAGCGTGTACAGAAAATTGATCGCCCCTCTAGTAACCACCCCCGGTGTGAACGTGCCCCAAAACCTTCATTTAAAACCATACCTCAAGGACCGAGCAGATGGCTCTTTATCAGGTCGCTCCACACGGAACAAGGGCATTGTCTCGTCCGAACTACTCCTGCAGACTTCGGAGCATCCAAAGATGGATTTCGTGGGTCGCGAGGCCGAAGACGACGCCGATTCGCAGTTAAAGCATTACATCGCCGTTGTGGAtcccgaaaagaaaagctggCAGTTTGTTGAGGTGCGGAAGGTGACTCTTCGTGGAGCAGTGAGGAGAACAAAGGctgctgcagatgaagaggaggaggttgagagtgaagatgaggagatggtaggctcttgtttctttgaccGGTGGGGGCATAGGTTACTGACAGCTCCTAACAGAAAACGATGCGCGCTCAACGCACAGAACTCACCAATACATTCGGTACTAAGCAGTCCCGCAAAGCAGCGCAGTCCATGGCCGAAAATGCCCAACTCTCCAATGCCCCCGCTGGTGCTGCCTCCGCCGCAGAATCTGCTATTCTTTCGTCCATGCCCCTCGACTCCGCCACCGACATTGCTACGAAGACCGCTGCGGTGCAGGCTCAAGTTCAAGCTAACAAACCACTGCCTCAAGCCAATCTGGCAGCGTCTCATCCTTCCGATGTGTATCCGATTGATGTGCTTGTTCCGGGAGGTCTGTCCACCCTCCAGCAGCTCCCGGGCACGAACGAGTGGCAGGAGACCGTGAACTCCGGAGAAGCCGTCGCCACCACCTCACGATATGTGTCTCGCCGGGTGGAAGCAGTCGTCAACTCAACTAATGCCACCCAGCTTCAAGTTCTGCGttttatcttcctcctcctcgagcTTGCCCGCGCCCTCCGCTCGGGCAAGGACTCCAAATCGTCCGGGCCAGGTAGCAAACGTCTTCCACCTCGCGATGAACTTCGCCgcatcctctcctcccccactGGCGCCAAAACCGACTCAGCCGAAACCCTCCCAGATCCCGTCATCGACGCCATCCGCCGCAAATTTGCCCCGCAGGGCACCCATATCACCAAGAACGATATCACCTTCCTGCACACCACCATATGCGCCCTATCGCTGCACATTCCCCCTCAGCCAGCCAAAGACGGCGGCTCCAGCTCTCTAGGTGGAAACGCCCCCAACGAACTAGCAACTGACCCGTCGGATCTGCGCGACGATCTGCGTTTGGATAACACGGTCATCACGCAATATTTCCGCGAGTTGGGTTGTCGCGTTGACAAGCCACGCGAAACGGAATTCGCCAAATGGGGTATTAAGGGTGGTAAGGCCGAAGCCAATGCTAGACGTGTGGCTAGATTGAGGGTCCCCGTCGAGTTCCCCAAGGTTAGCCGTGGTGGAAAGAGGTAATTTAATGGCCAttgcctctttctttcctattgaacaaaacaaaagaatcTATTTGCGTTGAACTTGCCCATGATGCGATTGGCGTTCGGTTTCAGGTTGTactatatgtacatactattTTGTGgataaatataaaattacGAACTATCCAAGGTACCTCTTCTACCTGCTCTTTCAGTGGATTAATGTTTGCATACGGGTACCGTAGACGATTTTTTGTAGAAAGCCATGCACACCTTAACATAACCCAAAGTCCCTTAGGTCAAAAAAGTAAGATGAAaaaggcagaagagaaatgaaacaaTAGAATGAAGGGATCTATATCAATAACGCCCTCTAGAAGTAAATATATAAACAACTGCCCCACCCTAGTCTAAGCAATGTGTGATCAAAGCCCAAACAGTAAACAATTAGTTGGAAGACACAGATGTTCgtcttcctttgttttttttttaaaaaaaaaaatatatcttgttATTTTCACACCGTCCTATCCAACGTTGGACGATCTAAACTCTATATAGACAGAGGCTTCCACATATGCTAACTGCCTTACCATGATTCTACCCTATATACTACCGGTATACCATATGATACTAGCATTATAATTAACCTAATCTAATAGTAACCCCAtgcttcctttttcaatGGTGAGGGCCGTACCCGTTCGACGGACCTACTTGATTGGTGTGTCTTGTCTTTGTGCTaacgatatatatatgctttTTGAATATCAATCGAATGACGTATGAAATATCTATACTGTATCATGCAAAATAATTGAATACATAAACAAACTGATCATCAAGGCATAGTATTAATAGCGACAACAAGGGCTAGAGTAACATGGAGCAGGTACCAAGAATATGGTGGGTGAGGTATCAGTAAAATGAATCAATTAACCCTTAGAAAGTGAATGGATCTCGGATCTACTACAATCGCAATTACATTACAAGTTAATGGTCAAAACTGGCTCCTACtgatcttcgagaagaactgTCTGAAGAGCAGAATGATACCTCTGAATTATGTTTGGAAGTAGCTATCCATATCATGAATTGGCCCTGGCATCTTGTGACTATATGAATGATGCCTTTATTCAATACCTCCCAGTGTAGGTAGGTGTCCCACTTACCAAACGTAGATCATGATCTTAGTTATTTTCAGGGATAAACAGAGGTCGGAATCGATTAATGCGACTTGATGTATGTAGCCTGAGGTTCGGATATTGATCGGAGGTAGGTGATCTTTGGTACTGCGTGTATGGCCCCTTCTATTGTTATTAGGAAATTGGTGAAGGTTAGTTAACTGCTATATTGACTACAATTACTGGGCAGTGTATTTGAAGCCCTGCGGTtacggaggagatgaagtggCATGGGGGCAGACAACATGTCAGATTTCGAGTCGAACCGAAACACATGGTAACGACTGACTGGTTCTAACTAATAGTCCAAATACCAATTACGTCCAACAAGGGACAAAGGAGTGGATGTGGAATTTATAACATAGTGTGTGTtagtgtgtgtgtgtgtgtgtgtgtgtgtgtgtgtgtgtgtgtgtgtgtgtgtgtgtgtgtgtgtgtgtgtgtgtgtgtgtgtgtgtgtgtataGAATTCCACGTCGATTTCAGCTCACATGCGGGCAGCCACTTCAGGCAGCCACACCCACCGGGATTGACGAAGCAGCAGCCGCGGCAGGACGGGTGGCGGTCCGCATGGGGGCCTCGGCAAACTCGCGTTCCACAGCAGCCTCAATGGCTTCGTTTTCCTTCAGCCCCAGCTGCACATCATTCCAAATCGGCTGGTTCTCAGCCTCGGCGCCATCGACACCCACGCCGACGAAGCCGCCTTGCGCTTCCCAATCGCTGGTGCGTTTGATGCCCAGTTCGTTCCAGACTGTTTGGACGGCTTGCACCAGGTGGTCGCGGTGCTCCTTGATATGTCCCGGGGTGGGCGTGATACGAAGCCGCTCTTCACCCCGAGGCACGGTTGGGTAGTTGATGGCTTGTACATAAATTCCATGCTCCTCCAGAAGCTTGTCCGAGGCCTTCTTAGCAACCTCGGCATCCCCAACCAGGAGCGGAATGATATGGGAGGGGTTGGGAATTACAGGAATATCCAACTCCTTGAAAGCTGCTTTGACCGCGCGGGTGTGCAACTGCTGCAGGACGCGGTCGCCCTGGTGACGAGCCTGGTACTGGATAGCAGTGTCTGCACCAGCCATGGTGGCGGGCGGCAAGGAcgtggtgaagatgaagccAGGGGCGAGGGAGCGGATGGTGTCAACCATCGCAGCGGATCCA from Aspergillus oryzae RIB40 DNA, chromosome 1 encodes the following:
- a CDS encoding DNA-directed RNA polymerase I subunit RPA49 (predicted protein), with the translated sequence MRAKWRKKRVRRLKRKRRKMRARSDQYVLFNCWTILAISVYRKLIAPLVTTPGVNVPQNLHLKPYLKDRADGSLSGRSTRNKGIVSSELLLQTSEHPKMDFVGREAEDDADSQLKHYIAVVDPEKKSWQFVEVRKVTLRGAVRRTKAAADEEEEVESEDEEMKTMRAQRTELTNTFGTKQSRKAAQSMAENAQLSNAPAGAASAAESAILSSMPLDSATDIATKTAAVQAQVQANKPLPQANLAASHPSDVYPIDVLVPGGLSTLQQLPGTNEWQETVNSGEAVATTSRYVSRRVEAVVNSTNATQLQVLRFIFLLLELARALRSGKDSKSSGPGSKRLPPRDELRRILSSPTGAKTDSAETLPDPVIDAIRRKFAPQGTHITKNDITFLHTTICALSLHIPPQPAKDGGSSSLGGNAPNELATDPSDLRDDLRLDNTVITQYFRELGCRVDKPRETEFAKWGIKGGKAEANARRVARLRVPVEFPKVSRGGKR